A single Dechloromonas denitrificans DNA region contains:
- the rpoE gene encoding RNA polymerase sigma factor RpoE, translated as MSEREIDQALVERAQGGDQRAFDQLVSKYQRKLGRLLSRFIRDPAEVEDVSQEAFIKAYRALPSFRGDSAFYTWLYRIGINTAKNYLVSQGRRAPTSTEYDAEEAEGFEDASQLRDINTPESLLLSKQIGQTVNSAMEALPEELRTAIVLREIDGMSYEEIAGIMACPIGTVRSRIFRAREAVAAKLRPLLDIAPDRRW; from the coding sequence ATGAGTGAGCGCGAGATCGATCAGGCACTGGTCGAGCGGGCGCAAGGCGGAGATCAGCGCGCCTTCGACCAGTTGGTAAGCAAATACCAGCGCAAGTTGGGCCGTCTGCTTTCGCGCTTTATTCGCGATCCAGCGGAAGTGGAGGATGTTTCACAAGAGGCATTCATCAAGGCTTATCGCGCCTTGCCGTCCTTTCGGGGAGATAGTGCCTTCTACACTTGGCTTTATCGCATTGGCATCAATACCGCCAAAAATTATCTGGTTTCGCAAGGTCGGCGTGCTCCAACGTCTACTGAGTACGACGCCGAGGAGGCGGAGGGCTTTGAAGATGCGAGTCAGTTACGCGACATCAATACCCCCGAGAGTCTGCTTCTCTCGAAGCAGATCGGCCAGACCGTAAATTCGGCAATGGAAGCCTTGCCAGAGGAATTGCGGACGGCCATCGTATTGCGCGAAATAGATGGGATGTCATACGAAGAAATTGCCGGAATCATGGCCTGTCCGATTGGAACCGTACGTTCCAGAATTTTCCGGGCGCGCGAAGCGGTTGCGGCTAAATTACGTCCGCTGCTGGATATCGCACCCGATCGACGTTGGTGA
- a CDS encoding SoxR reducing system RseC family protein, protein MNEENSTIQAVVRSVDGDQALVEVEQGGCGRCHEKGGCGGQHLTQMFCSGPKTYRVDNLVAASVGERVTVAIAAGSVRRTANLAYGVPLLSMLVGAALGTQIGGDLGAVLGAGGGLVLSVFYVRFRSRDGSGNFTERPHIISRS, encoded by the coding sequence ATGAATGAAGAAAATAGCACTATCCAGGCGGTCGTCCGCTCAGTGGATGGCGATCAGGCACTGGTTGAAGTCGAGCAGGGCGGCTGCGGCCGTTGTCACGAAAAGGGTGGCTGTGGTGGTCAGCATTTGACGCAGATGTTTTGCAGCGGACCGAAGACTTACCGTGTGGACAATCTCGTTGCTGCCTCGGTCGGCGAGCGTGTGACTGTTGCGATCGCTGCTGGCAGTGTGCGACGCACGGCCAATCTGGCCTACGGCGTGCCGCTCCTGTCCATGCTTGTCGGAGCAGCGCTCGGTACGCAAATCGGTGGTGATTTGGGAGCGGTGTTGGGGGCCGGTGGGGGACTTGTTCTTTCGGTTTTTTACGTTCGCTTTCGTTCTCGAGATGGCTCTGGAAATTTCACCGAACGTCCCCACATCATTTCCCGATCCTAG
- the plsX gene encoding phosphate acyltransferase PlsX, with the protein MTTRIAIDCMGGDHGPSVTVPAAIQFLAEQTAANLILVGQEEVLRPLLGSHAQNPRLRLVHASEVVGMDESPSLALRGKKDSSMRVAVNLVKAGEADACVSAGNTGALMAISRFVLKMLPGIDRPAICAPLPTINGHTHMLDLGANVDCGPEHLLQFGIMGAMLVAAMEHKDRPTVGILNIGEEEIKGNEVVKAAAELLRRSDLNFVGNVEGDGIFKGEADVIVCDGFVGNVALKTSEGLAQMLASSLRSEFKRNWLTKIAALIAISVLNNFKKRFDHRRYNGAILLGLKGISVKSHGSADVMAFGNAISRAFDAAENRVLERITGRMAQMAAVKAVAVESV; encoded by the coding sequence ATGACAACCCGCATTGCTATTGATTGCATGGGGGGTGACCACGGGCCGTCTGTAACGGTTCCGGCGGCTATCCAGTTTCTTGCGGAGCAAACGGCAGCAAATCTCATCCTGGTGGGTCAGGAGGAGGTTTTGCGCCCCTTGCTTGGCAGCCATGCCCAAAATCCTCGTCTACGTCTGGTCCATGCCTCGGAAGTGGTTGGTATGGACGAGTCGCCATCGCTCGCCCTGCGCGGCAAGAAAGACTCGTCCATGCGCGTCGCCGTCAACCTGGTCAAGGCCGGGGAGGCTGACGCCTGCGTTTCTGCGGGCAATACCGGGGCGCTGATGGCAATTTCCCGGTTCGTGCTGAAAATGCTGCCCGGCATCGATCGCCCCGCCATCTGCGCGCCACTGCCGACAATCAACGGTCATACGCACATGCTCGACTTGGGCGCCAACGTCGACTGTGGGCCGGAACATTTGCTGCAGTTCGGCATCATGGGGGCCATGCTGGTGGCCGCCATGGAGCACAAGGATCGGCCGACTGTCGGCATCCTCAATATCGGTGAGGAGGAGATCAAGGGCAACGAGGTTGTCAAAGCGGCGGCCGAACTGTTGCGTAGATCCGATCTCAACTTTGTCGGTAATGTCGAGGGTGACGGAATTTTCAAAGGCGAAGCCGATGTGATCGTTTGCGACGGCTTTGTCGGTAATGTTGCTTTGAAGACTTCCGAAGGTCTGGCGCAGATGTTGGCCTCTTCGTTGCGTAGCGAGTTCAAACGTAACTGGTTAACAAAAATTGCCGCATTGATTGCCATTTCCGTCCTCAATAACTTCAAGAAGCGTTTTGACCATCGACGTTACAACGGGGCCATTCTTCTCGGACTCAAGGGGATTTCAGTCAAGAGCCACGGTTCGGCTGATGTGATGGCCTTCGGTAACGCGATTTCGCGCGCCTTCGATGCTGCGGAAAATCGTGTTCTGGAACGTATTACCGGGCGTATGGCCCAGATGGCTGCGGTTAAAGCCGTCGCTGTGGAGAGTGTCTGA
- the fabG gene encoding 3-oxoacyl-ACP reductase FabG, translating to MLNDKIALVTGATRGIGRAIALELGKRGATVIGTATSDDGAAKISAFLAEAGLKGKGVALNVCDAAQTDSVLGDIVADFGAITILVNNAGITRDNLAMRMGDDEWDAVIDTNLKAVFRMSRGVMRGMMKARFGRIVNVTSVVGYSGNAGQANYCAAKAGVAGMSRSLARELGSRNITVNCVAPGFIATDMTHALTEEQKKAMLASIPLGRAGTPEDIAGAVSFLVSPTAAYITGTTVHVNGGMFMD from the coding sequence ATGCTGAATGACAAGATTGCGCTGGTTACCGGTGCCACACGCGGCATCGGTCGTGCCATTGCGCTGGAACTCGGCAAGCGTGGCGCTACCGTTATCGGCACGGCCACTAGCGATGATGGAGCGGCAAAGATTTCTGCCTTTCTTGCCGAAGCTGGCCTGAAAGGGAAGGGCGTGGCTCTCAATGTATGCGATGCGGCCCAGACCGACTCGGTACTTGGTGATATCGTCGCGGATTTCGGTGCCATAACGATTCTCGTCAATAATGCTGGGATTACTCGTGACAATCTGGCCATGCGCATGGGCGACGACGAGTGGGATGCCGTAATCGACACTAATCTCAAGGCGGTTTTCCGCATGTCGCGCGGCGTCATGCGGGGCATGATGAAGGCGCGTTTCGGTCGTATCGTCAATGTCACGTCGGTCGTTGGCTATTCCGGAAATGCCGGACAGGCCAATTATTGCGCCGCCAAGGCCGGCGTTGCGGGAATGTCCCGTTCGCTGGCTCGCGAACTGGGTAGCCGTAACATCACTGTTAATTGTGTTGCGCCGGGCTTTATTGCCACCGACATGACACATGCACTGACCGAAGAGCAAAAGAAGGCTATGCTTGCCTCAATTCCTCTTGGTCGAGCTGGAACGCCGGAAGATATCGCCGGTGCTGTCAGTTTTCTCGTATCCCCGACCGCCGCCTACATCACGGGCACGACAGTGCATGTGAATGGCGGCATGTTTATGGATTAA
- a CDS encoding protein YgfX: MQFPITIGLHRSRFLDAVLLLAAFSATAAALAFRQSPLVQLAFVMATWLLFGLAWRQMSPKLSAIRLERAGQVSIRGIRESDFLATRLLPGATVHPWLTIIRLVADNGQCHTLIVTVDSLKRQDFRRLRVFLRWQADFNVPDDDA, from the coding sequence ATGCAGTTTCCGATTACCATCGGACTGCACCGTTCTCGTTTTCTGGACGCGGTTTTGCTTCTTGCCGCTTTCTCGGCAACCGCTGCGGCGCTGGCTTTTCGACAATCGCCCCTAGTTCAGCTGGCGTTTGTGATGGCGACCTGGCTACTTTTTGGACTAGCCTGGCGGCAGATGTCGCCGAAGCTTTCAGCAATTCGTCTCGAGCGTGCCGGGCAGGTTTCCATTCGTGGCATTCGTGAAAGTGATTTCCTGGCGACCCGCTTGCTGCCGGGGGCAACGGTTCATCCGTGGTTGACCATCATCAGGTTGGTAGCCGACAACGGACAGTGTCATACGCTGATTGTTACCGTCGATTCGCTGAAACGACAGGATTTTCGACGCCTTCGGGTGTTTCTCCGCTGGCAGGCTGATTTCAACGTGCCGGACGACGACGCTTGA
- the fabF gene encoding beta-ketoacyl-ACP synthase II: protein MARRRVVITGLGIVSPVGNTVEEAWQNILAGRSGIAHVTKFDASTFPVQIAGEVKNFDIASYISAKDARRMDTFIHFGMAAGIQAVRDAGLDQENVADLERVGVAIGSGIGGLPLIEATKEEYIAGGVRKVSPFFVPGSIINMISGNLSIMYGFKGPNIALVSACTTGTHSIGDAARIIEYGDADVMVAGGAESTVSPLGMGGFCAARALSTRNDDPATASRPWDKDRDGFVLGEGAGVMVLEEYEHAKARGAKIYAELTGFGMSADAHHITAPDTDGPRRSMLNALKNAGVGPSDVQYLNAHGTSTPLGDKNETAAIKLAFGDSAYKVVVNSTKSMTGHLLGGAGGIESLFTVLAIHHQISPPTINIFNQDPECDLDYCANTARKMKIDIALKNNFGFGGTNGSLVFQRV from the coding sequence TTGGCACGTCGCAGAGTCGTAATTACCGGACTGGGTATCGTTAGCCCGGTCGGAAACACCGTCGAAGAGGCTTGGCAGAATATTCTGGCCGGCCGCTCCGGCATCGCCCATGTCACTAAGTTCGATGCATCTACCTTTCCGGTTCAGATTGCCGGCGAGGTCAAGAATTTTGATATCGCCAGCTATATCTCGGCTAAGGATGCCCGTCGAATGGATACTTTCATTCATTTCGGCATGGCGGCCGGCATTCAGGCTGTGCGTGATGCAGGCCTGGATCAGGAAAACGTGGCCGATCTCGAGCGCGTTGGCGTCGCCATTGGTTCAGGAATTGGTGGTCTGCCACTGATCGAAGCGACCAAGGAGGAGTACATCGCCGGCGGTGTCCGTAAGGTTTCGCCGTTCTTCGTGCCGGGATCAATCATCAACATGATTTCCGGCAACCTGTCCATCATGTATGGCTTCAAGGGGCCGAATATCGCCCTCGTTTCAGCCTGTACCACGGGGACGCACTCCATTGGCGACGCTGCCCGCATCATCGAGTACGGCGATGCCGACGTGATGGTTGCTGGTGGTGCCGAGTCTACGGTGTCGCCGCTCGGTATGGGGGGGTTCTGTGCCGCTCGCGCGCTGTCCACCCGCAATGACGATCCGGCAACCGCCAGTCGTCCGTGGGACAAGGATCGCGATGGATTCGTCTTGGGCGAGGGGGCTGGGGTCATGGTTCTTGAGGAGTATGAGCATGCCAAGGCCCGTGGCGCCAAGATCTATGCCGAGCTAACCGGCTTTGGCATGAGTGCTGATGCCCACCACATTACGGCTCCGGATACCGATGGCCCACGGCGTAGCATGCTGAACGCCCTGAAAAATGCCGGCGTTGGGCCGTCTGATGTGCAGTATCTGAATGCCCACGGTACTTCGACCCCCCTCGGCGACAAAAACGAAACGGCGGCCATCAAGCTGGCGTTTGGTGATAGTGCCTACAAGGTGGTGGTCAATTCGACCAAGTCGATGACTGGGCATTTGTTGGGTGGTGCTGGCGGGATCGAGTCGTTATTTACGGTCCTTGCCATTCATCATCAGATCTCGCCGCCAACCATCAATATTTTCAATCAGGATCCGGAATGCGATCTTGATTACTGCGCCAATACGGCACGAAAAATGAAAATTGATATTGCGCTGAAGAATAATTTCGGCTTCGGCGGCACCAACGGTTCGCTGGTATTCCAGCGCGTCTGA
- the fabD gene encoding ACP S-malonyltransferase: MSFAFVFPGQGSQSVGMMAAYGDSAVVRATFDEASAALGDDLWAMVAEGPADVLTQTVNTQPVMLTAGIAAWRLWLEKGGRKPVVLAGHSLGEYSALVAANVLELKEAVPLVRLRAAAMQAAVPLGTGGMAAVLGLDNARIAEACVEAAQGEVVEPVNFNAQGQTVIAGHKAAVERAMEACKARGAKMVKALPVSAPFHSSLIRPAADKLAARLAELTLRVPATPVINNVDVTIESDPVRIKDALVRQAYNPVRWVETIQSMAAMGVTTIAECGPGKVLAGLSKRCADGVTGVALADILAIDANLGLE; this comes from the coding sequence ATGTCTTTTGCTTTCGTATTTCCCGGCCAAGGCTCGCAGAGCGTTGGCATGATGGCTGCCTACGGCGATTCCGCCGTGGTGCGCGCCACCTTTGATGAAGCTTCGGCCGCTCTCGGTGATGACCTTTGGGCGATGGTTGCCGAAGGGCCGGCCGACGTGCTGACTCAGACGGTTAATACCCAGCCGGTGATGTTGACGGCAGGCATCGCTGCCTGGCGCCTGTGGCTGGAAAAGGGCGGGCGCAAGCCCGTCGTTCTGGCCGGTCACAGCCTGGGCGAATACTCGGCGCTGGTCGCTGCCAACGTCCTTGAGCTCAAGGAGGCCGTACCGCTGGTTCGCTTGCGTGCTGCCGCCATGCAGGCCGCCGTGCCGCTTGGAACAGGAGGTATGGCGGCGGTGCTGGGGCTGGACAACGCCCGTATTGCTGAAGCCTGCGTCGAAGCGGCTCAAGGTGAAGTTGTTGAGCCAGTCAATTTCAATGCCCAGGGGCAGACCGTGATTGCCGGTCACAAGGCTGCCGTCGAGCGTGCCATGGAAGCCTGCAAGGCTCGCGGCGCCAAGATGGTCAAGGCCTTGCCGGTATCGGCACCTTTCCACTCCTCGTTGATTCGTCCTGCCGCCGACAAACTGGCGGCGCGCCTGGCTGAGTTGACGCTGCGTGTGCCGGCGACTCCGGTAATCAACAACGTGGATGTGACCATCGAAAGCGATCCGGTTCGTATCAAGGATGCGTTGGTCCGCCAGGCCTACAATCCGGTTCGCTGGGTTGAGACGATTCAGTCGATGGCCGCAATGGGGGTCACGACGATCGCCGAATGCGGTCCGGGCAAGGTGCTGGCTGGTCTGAGCAAGCGCTGTGCTGACGGCGTGACCGGCGTTGCCCTGGCCGATATCCTAGCTATCGATGCCAACCTCGGTCTGGAGTAG
- a CDS encoding YceD family protein yields MLHLEVSGVIPLACQRCLNAVPHELDVDSLLELVPEGADLSQDELEDDTRDFLPVARELDVVELVEDEILLALPVAPRHEKCGLPGAADAGERVHPFATLAGLKGKPN; encoded by the coding sequence ATGCTGCATCTGGAGGTTTCGGGAGTTATCCCGCTGGCCTGTCAGCGCTGCCTGAACGCCGTTCCTCATGAACTCGATGTCGACAGCTTGCTGGAACTCGTTCCTGAAGGCGCCGACTTGTCGCAAGATGAGCTGGAAGACGACACCCGGGATTTCCTGCCGGTGGCACGCGAACTGGATGTGGTTGAGTTGGTGGAGGATGAAATTCTCCTGGCTCTGCCAGTCGCGCCGCGGCACGAAAAATGTGGTTTGCCTGGCGCAGCCGATGCCGGCGAACGGGTTCATCCGTTCGCAACATTGGCCGGGCTTAAAGGCAAGCCGAACTGA
- the acpP gene encoding acyl carrier protein, protein MDNIVERVKKIVAEQLGVNEADIKNESSFVDDLGADSLDTVELVMALEEEFECEIPDDQAEKITTVQQAVDFILANKK, encoded by the coding sequence ATGGATAACATCGTAGAGCGCGTCAAGAAGATCGTCGCCGAACAACTGGGCGTGAACGAAGCGGACATCAAGAATGAGTCCTCCTTTGTGGACGATCTGGGCGCGGATTCCCTGGACACCGTCGAACTGGTCATGGCGCTGGAAGAAGAATTCGAGTGCGAAATCCCTGACGACCAGGCTGAGAAGATCACCACGGTCCAGCAGGCTGTCGATTTCATCCTCGCCAACAAAAAATAA
- a CDS encoding beta-ketoacyl-ACP synthase III — protein sequence MYARLIGTGSCLPGNPVSNHDLAARGIDTNDEWIVTRTGIRSRYLAAPGTTSSELGLVAAQRALEMAGVAASEIDLIIVATSTPDFIFPSTACLIQGQLGNKGAAAFDVQAVCSGFTYALGIADKFIRSGSHKKALIIGAEVFSRILDWTDRGTCVLFGDGAGAVVLEASDAPGILATAMHADGSQNGILNVPGQISGGQVTGDPFLRMDGPAVFKFAVRVLADVAEEVCHSAGIQTGDVDWLIPHQANIRIIDATGKKLGIDRSKVIVTVDRHGNTSAASVPLALDEAVRDGRIQRGQKVLLEGVGGGFTWGAALLEF from the coding sequence ATGTATGCACGTCTGATCGGTACGGGCAGCTGCCTTCCCGGAAACCCCGTAAGTAACCACGATCTGGCTGCGCGTGGCATCGATACCAATGATGAATGGATCGTCACGCGTACCGGTATTCGCAGTCGCTACCTTGCTGCTCCGGGCACTACCTCCAGCGAACTGGGTTTGGTGGCGGCGCAGCGTGCTCTGGAAATGGCCGGTGTTGCAGCCAGCGAAATTGATCTGATCATTGTCGCTACCTCGACGCCGGACTTTATTTTCCCCAGTACCGCCTGTCTGATTCAAGGGCAGTTAGGTAACAAAGGGGCGGCGGCTTTTGATGTACAGGCGGTTTGCAGCGGTTTTACCTATGCACTGGGGATTGCCGACAAATTTATTCGCTCCGGTAGTCACAAAAAAGCGCTGATCATCGGTGCCGAGGTCTTTTCACGGATCCTCGACTGGACCGATCGCGGCACCTGCGTGCTATTCGGTGACGGTGCCGGTGCTGTCGTGCTTGAAGCCTCAGATGCGCCTGGAATTCTCGCTACGGCGATGCATGCCGACGGTAGCCAGAATGGCATTTTGAATGTTCCCGGCCAGATTAGCGGCGGACAGGTAACTGGTGATCCATTCCTGCGTATGGATGGTCCTGCCGTCTTCAAGTTTGCTGTCCGGGTGCTGGCGGATGTTGCCGAAGAAGTCTGTCACTCGGCTGGCATTCAGACCGGTGACGTTGACTGGCTGATTCCGCATCAGGCCAATATTCGCATCATCGATGCGACGGGGAAAAAACTAGGTATCGATCGTAGCAAGGTCATCGTGACTGTTGATCGTCACGGCAATACCTCGGCAGCCTCGGTGCCACTGGCACTCGATGAGGCGGTGCGTGACGGACGCATCCAGCGCGGCCAGAAAGTGCTGCTGGAGGGCGTTGGCGGAGGCTTTACCTGGGGCGCTGCCCTGCTCGAATTCTGA
- the nadB gene encoding L-aspartate oxidase — MQNFDVLIIGSGLAGQSAALRLAEHCRVALVSKRSLEDSASGWAQGGIAAVLDSQDSIEAHIQDTLIAGAWLNDEPATRFVVENGRRAIEWLIEQGVPFTKDEAGYHLTREGGHSARRVIHVADATGLAVQNTLTKKVRANPNITVLESHIAIDLITGEKLGTGENRCFGAYVLDSRNGEVITIGAPNTLLATGGAGKVYLYTTNPDTSTGDGIAMAYRAGCRVSNMEFIQFHPTCLYHPQAKSFLISEAVRGEGGLLRLPDGTRFMPEHDERAELAPRDIVARAIDFEMKKRGLDCVFLDISHKGEDFILNHFPNIHARCLELGIDIAREPIPVVPAAHYTCGGIVSDLNGQTDVANLYVAGEASCTGLHGANRLASNSLLECLIFSEAAVKDILSRKTEALPELPLWDESRVTDTDEEVVISHNWDELRRFMWDYVGIVRTTKRLKRAKHRIGLLTREIHEFYSTFRVSHDLIELRNLVVTADLIVRCAMQRKESRGLHFSRDYPEMLKKAKNTVLKRRRPAR, encoded by the coding sequence GTGCAGAATTTTGATGTCCTTATCATCGGCAGCGGGTTGGCCGGACAGTCGGCCGCCCTCAGGCTAGCCGAGCATTGCCGTGTGGCGCTGGTCAGCAAACGGAGCTTGGAAGACTCGGCATCCGGGTGGGCTCAAGGCGGTATTGCAGCAGTTCTCGACAGCCAGGACTCGATCGAGGCGCACATTCAGGACACCCTGATCGCAGGTGCTTGGCTCAATGATGAACCGGCCACCCGCTTCGTGGTTGAAAACGGTCGCCGCGCCATTGAATGGTTGATCGAACAGGGCGTCCCCTTCACCAAGGACGAAGCGGGCTATCACCTGACCCGCGAAGGCGGCCACAGCGCCCGTCGCGTTATTCACGTCGCCGACGCTACCGGCCTAGCCGTCCAAAATACGCTGACCAAAAAAGTCCGCGCCAATCCGAATATCACGGTACTCGAAAGCCACATCGCCATTGACCTGATTACCGGTGAAAAACTGGGAACCGGAGAAAACCGCTGTTTCGGCGCGTATGTTCTGGATAGTCGCAATGGTGAAGTAATCACGATAGGCGCCCCAAACACGCTACTGGCGACCGGTGGCGCAGGCAAGGTTTATCTCTACACGACCAACCCCGACACCTCGACCGGCGACGGCATTGCCATGGCTTATCGCGCCGGCTGCCGGGTTTCGAACATGGAGTTCATCCAGTTCCATCCGACCTGCCTTTATCATCCACAGGCAAAATCTTTCCTGATTTCCGAAGCGGTTCGTGGCGAAGGCGGCCTGCTCCGTCTGCCCGACGGGACGCGCTTCATGCCGGAACACGATGAACGGGCTGAACTCGCCCCACGCGACATCGTCGCCCGGGCGATCGATTTCGAGATGAAGAAACGCGGCCTCGATTGTGTTTTCCTCGACATCTCGCACAAGGGCGAGGATTTCATCCTCAATCACTTCCCCAACATCCACGCCCGCTGCCTCGAACTTGGCATCGATATCGCACGCGAGCCGATTCCAGTGGTTCCCGCCGCGCATTACACCTGCGGCGGCATCGTCAGCGACCTCAATGGACAAACAGATGTCGCCAATCTCTACGTCGCGGGTGAGGCTTCCTGTACCGGCCTGCACGGCGCCAACCGACTGGCCTCGAATTCGCTGCTTGAGTGCTTGATTTTCTCGGAAGCGGCAGTCAAGGACATTCTCAGCAGAAAAACAGAGGCCCTACCGGAGCTGCCACTTTGGGATGAAAGCCGCGTCACCGATACCGACGAAGAAGTGGTCATTTCGCACAACTGGGATGAGTTGCGCCGCTTCATGTGGGATTACGTCGGAATCGTTCGCACCACCAAACGCCTGAAACGGGCCAAACATCGCATTGGCTTGCTGACACGCGAAATCCATGAGTTTTACTCGACATTCCGGGTCAGCCATGACCTGATTGAACTACGCAATCTCGTCGTTACGGCCGATTTGATTGTGCGCTGTGCCATGCAGCGCAAGGAAAGTCGTGGCCTGCACTTTTCCCGCGACTATCCTGAAATGCTGAAAAAGGCGAAAAACACGGTTCTCAAGCGTCGTCGTCCGGCACGTTGA
- a CDS encoding DegQ family serine endoprotease: MNRLITAFSLIFFCSLVNAQARGLPDFSELAEKQGPAVVNISTTQVTRGQNQMMPFPFDENDPAFEFFKRFIPRPPSGATPREFENKSLGSGFIISSDGYILTNAHVVDSADEVTVRLTDKREFKAKTIGSDKRTDVALIKIEATGLPAVKLADTAQLKVGEWVVAIGSPFGFDNSVTAGIVSAKGRSLPQENYVPFIQTDVAINPGNSGGPLFNMRGEVVGINSQIYSRSGGYMGLSFAIPIDVAMEVQSQLRASGKVSRGRLGVVIQEVSKELADSLGLSRPIGAVVNAVEKGGPAEKAGLEAGDVILKFDGKTINNSADLPRMVGVVRPGSRAVLQVWRKGATRDIAVTVGEMVDEKQASARQSRGGKPPEQAANRLGLVVNELTAEQKRELKMNSGLLIEEIRGSGARADLRPGDIVIAVISKGATTEVKTVDQFNKLLAQFEKGSNVTLLIRRGDMQTFVTIKGLNGGG; this comes from the coding sequence ATGAATCGTCTTATTACTGCTTTTTCGCTAATTTTTTTCTGCTCATTAGTTAATGCTCAGGCGCGCGGTCTGCCGGATTTTTCTGAGCTTGCCGAGAAGCAAGGGCCTGCCGTGGTGAATATCAGCACCACACAGGTTACGCGTGGCCAAAACCAGATGATGCCGTTTCCGTTCGATGAGAACGACCCGGCCTTTGAATTTTTCAAGCGCTTCATTCCGCGCCCACCCAGCGGTGCGACGCCGCGTGAGTTCGAGAACAAATCGCTCGGCTCCGGTTTCATCATCAGCAGCGATGGCTACATACTGACCAATGCCCACGTGGTGGATAGCGCCGATGAGGTTACCGTGCGCTTGACGGACAAGCGCGAATTCAAGGCCAAGACTATCGGATCGGACAAGCGGACCGATGTGGCGTTAATCAAGATCGAGGCCACCGGTCTGCCGGCTGTCAAATTGGCGGACACCGCGCAGTTGAAAGTGGGGGAGTGGGTGGTCGCCATCGGATCGCCATTCGGCTTCGATAATTCGGTCACCGCAGGGATCGTTTCGGCCAAGGGCCGCTCGTTGCCGCAGGAAAATTACGTTCCTTTCATCCAGACCGATGTCGCGATCAATCCGGGTAATTCGGGCGGGCCGCTGTTCAATATGCGCGGCGAGGTGGTTGGCATAAATTCCCAGATTTACAGTCGCAGCGGCGGCTATATGGGACTTTCCTTTGCCATTCCCATCGATGTGGCAATGGAGGTGCAAAGTCAGTTGCGTGCATCCGGCAAAGTGAGTCGCGGTCGTCTTGGCGTGGTCATACAGGAGGTCAGCAAGGAGTTGGCCGACTCGCTGGGCTTGAGTAGGCCGATTGGGGCTGTGGTCAATGCCGTTGAAAAAGGTGGCCCGGCTGAAAAGGCTGGCCTGGAGGCCGGTGATGTGATCTTGAAGTTCGATGGCAAGACTATCAACAACTCGGCCGATTTGCCGCGCATGGTCGGGGTTGTCCGGCCGGGAAGCCGCGCGGTGCTGCAGGTCTGGCGCAAAGGGGCGACCCGTGATATTGCCGTTACGGTCGGCGAAATGGTCGACGAAAAACAAGCCAGCGCTCGTCAGTCCAGGGGGGGCAAGCCGCCTGAGCAGGCCGCCAACCGTCTCGGTCTGGTCGTCAATGAACTGACTGCCGAACAAAAGCGCGAGCTGAAAATGAACTCGGGGCTGCTCATCGAAGAGATTCGTGGCTCCGGTGCACGTGCCGACCTGCGGCCGGGTGACATTGTCATCGCGGTCATCAGCAAGGGGGCGACTACCGAAGTCAAGACTGTTGATCAGTTCAATAAACTGCTTGCCCAGTTCGAGAAGGGCAGCAATGTTACGCTGTTGATCCGCCGTGGTGACATGCAGACTTTCGTCACAATCAAGGGTTTGAACGGTGGGGGTTGA
- the rpmF gene encoding 50S ribosomal protein L32, whose amino-acid sequence MAVQQNKKSPSKRGMHRAHDFLVAPPLAVEPTTGETHLRHHISPNGFYRGKKVLKAKGE is encoded by the coding sequence ATGGCCGTTCAACAGAACAAAAAATCCCCTTCCAAGCGTGGTATGCATCGCGCTCACGATTTCCTCGTCGCACCGCCGCTGGCTGTCGAGCCGACCACGGGCGAGACGCATCTGCGTCACCACATTTCTCCCAACGGGTTTTACCGTGGCAAGAAAGTCCTGAAGGCAAAGGGCGAGTAA